A region from the Halomarina litorea genome encodes:
- a CDS encoding halocyanin domain-containing protein, producing MNRREFLMTAGGTAGAVAASGAATAQEGNNSSGGNGSGGGGGGGSSGPIDYGGWFSDVPYWGGPGSTQDMTGQSEVTIEVGADANDGLSFAPAAVQIDEGATVIWEWTGAGGAHNVEAESGADFASEIVGEEGHTFEWTANTTGVVPYFCNPHKGQGMKGALAIGSDLPRQAAGGAATPVDPEHMGVPIQAHFVGLATVLMVVSSLIFTFFLLKYGESAHTKGGNN from the coding sequence ATGAATAGACGGGAATTTCTCATGACCGCCGGCGGCACCGCCGGTGCCGTTGCCGCCTCGGGAGCGGCCACCGCACAGGAGGGTAACAACTCCAGCGGCGGAAACGGTTCGGGCGGCGGCGGTGGTGGCGGGAGTAGCGGTCCCATCGACTACGGTGGGTGGTTCTCGGACGTGCCCTACTGGGGCGGTCCCGGCAGCACGCAGGACATGACGGGCCAGTCGGAGGTGACCATCGAGGTCGGCGCGGACGCCAACGACGGCCTCTCCTTCGCCCCCGCTGCGGTCCAAATCGACGAGGGGGCGACGGTCATCTGGGAGTGGACAGGTGCGGGCGGCGCGCACAACGTCGAGGCCGAGTCCGGCGCGGACTTCGCCTCCGAGATCGTCGGCGAGGAGGGCCACACCTTCGAGTGGACCGCCAACACCACCGGCGTCGTGCCCTACTTCTGCAACCCTCACAAGGGCCAGGGGATGAAGGGCGCGCTCGCCATCGGCAGCGACCTGCCACGACAGGCGGCGGGCGGTGCGGCGACGCCGGTCGACCCCGAGCACATGGGTGTCCCCATCCAGGCGCACTTCGTGGGTCTGGCGACGGTGCTGATGGTCGTCTCGTCGCTCATCTTCACCTTCTTCCTCCTGAAGTACGGTGAGAGTGCCCACACGAAGGGAGGGAACAACTGA
- a CDS encoding DUF7318 family protein codes for MSSGNNSYGDIHRYEPARESTAAAIAIVLLTVVEIVFVGMFSYGLATGWGFDEFGNMFLGGLLAVIFVDLAFILLLYRKEFLPDVMVVKKRRRKWEDLYIREEDMYGTDSTGDAWESVKRAVYPYYKK; via the coding sequence ATGAGTTCCGGAAACAACTCCTACGGCGATATCCACCGCTACGAACCGGCCCGCGAGAGCACGGCGGCGGCCATCGCCATCGTCCTGCTGACGGTCGTCGAGATCGTGTTCGTCGGGATGTTCAGCTACGGCCTCGCCACCGGGTGGGGCTTCGACGAGTTCGGAAACATGTTCCTCGGCGGCCTGCTGGCCGTCATCTTCGTGGACCTCGCGTTCATCCTCCTGCTGTACCGCAAGGAGTTCTTGCCCGACGTGATGGTCGTCAAGAAGCGCCGTCGCAAGTGGGAGGACCTCTACATCCGCGAGGAGGACATGTATGGTACCGACTCGACCGGTGACGCCTGGGAGAGCGTGAAACGTGCGGTCTACCCCTACTACAAGAAATAA
- a CDS encoding ubiquinol-cytochrome c reductase iron-sulfur subunit: MADEDKYPSETGRRRFVKGVVGAGSLAAVGTGAAAAINTATSPTGAGGGITTFKGIANTDGPAPRGMPIVPVEIQDDGTIKGVWPEVKEVEEAGRTIQIAEMELGGVTYTSEWFQYCGVQTYAGIQPSYESDNLFKSAPSPPYAWQEEVYGEGDPINIRDFQDYRTFSTGIGKAGLGKPAMCTWRSEEGENTIPVQVLRAPQVERLAQEDEFMAAATDQGVMAWLDKCTHFCCVPAYKAYAQSANFGAANKVYCQCHQSVYDPFEIVEKSFVALPRPE, encoded by the coding sequence ATGGCTGACGAAGACAAGTATCCGAGCGAAACCGGCCGCCGGCGCTTCGTGAAGGGCGTCGTCGGCGCTGGCTCCCTCGCCGCGGTGGGGACCGGTGCCGCGGCCGCTATCAACACCGCCACGTCGCCGACCGGCGCGGGCGGTGGTATCACGACGTTCAAGGGAATCGCCAACACCGACGGCCCCGCCCCGCGCGGGATGCCCATCGTCCCCGTCGAGATTCAGGACGACGGCACGATCAAGGGGGTCTGGCCGGAGGTGAAAGAAGTCGAGGAGGCTGGCCGGACGATCCAGATCGCCGAGATGGAACTCGGTGGGGTGACCTACACCTCCGAGTGGTTCCAGTACTGTGGCGTCCAGACGTACGCCGGTATCCAGCCGAGCTACGAGTCCGACAACCTGTTCAAGTCCGCACCGAGTCCACCGTACGCCTGGCAAGAGGAGGTCTATGGTGAGGGAGACCCCATCAACATCCGTGACTTCCAGGACTACCGGACGTTCAGCACGGGCATCGGCAAGGCCGGTCTCGGCAAGCCCGCCATGTGTACGTGGCGCTCCGAGGAGGGCGAGAACACCATCCCGGTGCAGGTTCTCCGCGCCCCGCAGGTCGAGCGACTGGCACAGGAAGACGAGTTCATGGCCGCCGCGACCGACCAGGGCGTGATGGCGTGGCTCGACAAGTGCACCCACTTCTGCTGTGTCCCCGCCTACAAGGCGTACGCGCAGTCCGCGAACTTCGGCGCGGCGAACAAGGTGTACTGCCAGTGCCACCAGTCGGTGTACGACCCGTTCGAGATCGTCGAGAAGTCGTTCGTCGCCCTGCCCCGTCCGGAATGA
- a CDS encoding cytochrome b: protein MSLERKDEHDHKGWMKGRELSPVEKGYLTVLIWLDRRLRIVDYLEILENLYYKANLQMPKSHTEQYNLDNKFWYWYPLYALGSFSTIAYVVAAISGALLGFYYSPSTAAAETGTVAYSSITFIMTELNFGFLLRSLHRWSAQVMVAAVFLHMLRVYFTGAYKEPRELNWIIGIVLISLTMVFGYTGYLLPWDQLAFWAGQIGVEMSLSIPLAGEWVAQLLFGGFTLSQSTLMRMYILHVFFLPFITTALIAIHIGIVWMQGIAEPH from the coding sequence ATGAGTCTGGAACGAAAGGACGAACACGACCACAAGGGCTGGATGAAGGGCCGCGAGCTCTCTCCCGTCGAGAAGGGCTACCTCACGGTGCTCATCTGGCTCGACCGGCGTCTGCGCATCGTCGATTACCTCGAGATTCTCGAGAACCTCTACTACAAGGCGAACCTGCAGATGCCGAAGAGTCACACCGAACAGTACAACCTCGACAACAAGTTCTGGTACTGGTACCCCCTGTACGCGCTCGGGTCGTTCAGTACCATCGCCTACGTAGTAGCCGCCATCAGCGGTGCGTTGCTCGGCTTCTACTACTCGCCGTCGACGGCGGCGGCCGAGACTGGGACCGTCGCGTACTCCTCTATCACGTTCATCATGACGGAGCTGAACTTCGGGTTCCTGCTCCGGTCGCTCCACCGGTGGAGCGCGCAGGTGATGGTCGCGGCCGTCTTCCTGCACATGCTGCGGGTCTACTTCACGGGCGCGTACAAGGAGCCGCGCGAACTCAACTGGATCATCGGCATCGTGCTCATCTCGCTGACGATGGTCTTCGGGTACACCGGCTACCTGCTCCCGTGGGACCAGCTCGCCTTCTGGGCCGGCCAGATCGGCGTGGAGATGTCGCTGTCCATCCCGCTGGCCGGCGAGTGGGTCGCACAGCTCCTGTTCGGCGGGTTCACCCTGAGCCAGAGCACGCTCATGCGGATGTACATCCTGCACGTGTTCTTCCTGCCGTTCATCACGACGGCGCTCATCGCCATCCACATCGGTATCGTCTGGATGCAGGGCATCGCCGAGCCCCACTGA
- a CDS encoding cytochrome bc complex cytochrome b subunit, with protein sequence MAPSDDEGEVRADGTGIVAPDDETPTWSERKSRSQGLSRLTYEYFERARREDQDLRTESSYVERDVLGFPTWPHEMIRNLAITSFFVGMIIFLAATLPPHIGPPANPSQTPAVILPDWYLYWSFGLLKLGPLNPDLTILGGQKLMADRTYGVLANLVVVGFIAIVPFLNKGSARRPVEQPFWAAVGVFGVVFSITVAMLSVKNLLPMDPNLLFDLTFLLPFVAGFIAYGALKTMREGYMFELNRRYYRLRPPK encoded by the coding sequence ATGGCACCGAGCGACGACGAGGGTGAGGTCCGCGCCGACGGGACGGGTATCGTCGCGCCGGACGACGAGACCCCGACCTGGAGCGAGCGGAAGTCCCGCTCGCAGGGCCTCTCTCGACTCACCTACGAGTACTTCGAACGCGCCCGTCGGGAGGACCAGGACCTCCGCACGGAGTCGAGCTACGTCGAACGCGACGTGCTCGGGTTCCCGACGTGGCCCCACGAGATGATTCGCAACCTCGCGATTACCAGCTTCTTCGTCGGGATGATCATCTTCCTGGCGGCGACGCTCCCGCCGCACATCGGCCCGCCGGCGAACCCGAGTCAGACGCCGGCGGTCATCCTGCCGGACTGGTATCTGTACTGGTCGTTCGGCCTGCTAAAGCTGGGGCCGCTGAACCCCGACCTCACCATCCTCGGCGGGCAGAAGCTGATGGCCGACCGGACGTACGGCGTGCTGGCGAACCTGGTCGTCGTCGGGTTCATCGCCATCGTGCCGTTCCTCAACAAGGGGAGCGCCCGTCGACCCGTCGAGCAGCCGTTCTGGGCGGCGGTCGGCGTCTTCGGCGTCGTGTTCTCCATCACCGTCGCGATGCTGTCGGTGAAGAACCTCCTGCCGATGGACCCGAACCTGCTGTTCGACCTGACGTTCCTCCTGCCGTTCGTGGCGGGGTTCATCGCCTACGGGGCGCTGAAGACGATGCGCGAGGGCTACATGTTCGAACTCAACCGCCGGTACTACCGCCTCCGTCCCCCGAAGTAG
- a CDS encoding DUF7315 family membrane protein, with product MADADEPRRGADGDVVVPMELYKVVTVFSTLIAVFCVVFGFILLDAATLDASLLRRAFTDLLAAVGLRADEGALEIAFALAGILLIGAGAGTYVLGTRFRTEGMGNHKDDAD from the coding sequence ATGGCAGACGCCGACGAGCCACGGCGCGGCGCAGACGGTGACGTGGTCGTCCCGATGGAGCTGTACAAGGTCGTCACCGTCTTCTCGACGCTCATCGCCGTCTTCTGCGTCGTCTTCGGGTTCATCCTGCTCGACGCCGCCACGCTCGACGCGAGTCTCCTCCGGCGGGCGTTCACCGACCTGCTTGCCGCGGTGGGCCTGCGCGCTGACGAGGGGGCCCTGGAGATAGCGTTCGCGCTGGCCGGCATCCTCCTCATCGGTGCCGGTGCTGGCACCTACGTCCTCGGGACGCGGTTCCGCACCGAGGGAATGGGAAACCATAAAGACGACGCTGACTAA
- a CDS encoding DUF7314 family protein yields MADEFMKGLAILIVCGLGWMVLAGWYNTPGFEAAQLTGATSGAGTLYDQVAYVLRDGFFWAAVLGPVTFWLVLPAISEYRGRNAN; encoded by the coding sequence ATGGCTGACGAATTCATGAAGGGGCTCGCCATCCTCATCGTCTGCGGGCTGGGATGGATGGTCCTCGCGGGTTGGTACAACACGCCGGGGTTCGAGGCGGCCCAGTTGACGGGCGCGACCTCCGGTGCCGGAACGCTCTACGACCAGGTCGCCTACGTCCTCCGGGACGGGTTCTTCTGGGCGGCCGTCCTCGGACCGGTGACGTTCTGGCTGGTCCTCCCGGCGATCAGCGAGTACCGCGGCCGCAACGCCAACTGA
- a CDS encoding DUF7313 family protein — protein sequence MQLEPFASLFGPVDALLAPYIEYVVLVLVVANIGARAAEYRSIVKAADEGGTEAISRSAARVATNILLVVASFYLVTVQYQAGMVLSMLVVGMVITDLFEFESRLVEARQGIPIERPKGAIAASMLVLAYAAYTALFFLVKGVWSSIV from the coding sequence ATGCAACTGGAGCCGTTCGCCTCGCTATTCGGCCCCGTCGATGCGCTCCTCGCCCCGTACATCGAGTACGTCGTGCTCGTGCTCGTGGTGGCGAACATCGGCGCCCGGGCCGCCGAGTACCGTTCGATCGTCAAAGCGGCCGACGAGGGCGGCACGGAGGCCATCTCGCGGAGCGCAGCGCGCGTCGCGACGAACATCCTCCTCGTCGTCGCGTCGTTCTACCTCGTGACCGTCCAGTACCAGGCCGGGATGGTCCTCTCCATGCTCGTCGTCGGGATGGTCATCACCGACCTCTTCGAGTTCGAGTCGCGCCTCGTCGAGGCCAGACAGGGCATCCCCATCGAGCGCCCCAAGGGAGCCATCGCCGCCTCGATGCTCGTCCTCGCGTACGCCGCCTACACGGCGCTGTTCTTCCTCGTCAAGGGCGTCTGGTCCTCGATCGTCTGA
- a CDS encoding ATP-NAD kinase: MSDEGAGPRAAGAGRRGSTRLAIVGDDPIIAAAAADAGDVVDDPADAEAVVAVGESALLSLVPDGARPTLAVDVCGPLSFSRERAAAALSHLARGTLETVDQSVVAVEYPGGREHVLTDAMLVTAEPARISEYSVHHRGREVARFRADGCVVATPLGSHGYAAAAGGPSLAPTAGVAAVVPVAPFAIDTDRWVLPLPLSLCVERDEADVELLADDRRAGSIPAGEPVRLGRAGDLPLVDPRSVPTGPE; this comes from the coding sequence ATGAGCGACGAGGGAGCGGGGCCGCGGGCCGCCGGGGCGGGACGACGCGGGTCGACCCGACTGGCGATCGTCGGCGACGACCCGATCATCGCGGCCGCCGCCGCCGACGCCGGCGACGTGGTGGACGACCCGGCGGACGCCGAGGCGGTGGTCGCCGTCGGCGAGTCGGCCCTGCTCTCGCTCGTCCCCGACGGCGCGCGCCCGACGCTCGCCGTCGACGTCTGCGGTCCCCTCTCGTTCTCCCGGGAGCGGGCCGCCGCGGCGCTCTCGCACCTCGCCCGCGGCACGCTGGAGACCGTCGACCAGTCGGTCGTCGCGGTGGAGTACCCCGGCGGGCGCGAGCACGTCCTGACCGACGCGATGCTCGTCACCGCCGAACCGGCGCGCATCTCCGAGTACTCCGTCCACCACCGGGGCCGCGAGGTGGCGCGCTTCCGGGCGGACGGCTGTGTCGTCGCCACGCCCCTCGGCAGTCACGGCTACGCGGCGGCCGCCGGCGGCCCCTCGCTCGCGCCCACCGCCGGCGTGGCCGCCGTCGTCCCCGTCGCCCCGTTCGCCATCGACACCGACCGCTGGGTTCTCCCTCTCCCCCTCTCGCTGTGCGTCGAACGCGACGAGGCCGACGTGGAACTGCTAGCCGACGACCGGCGCGCGGGGTCGATTCCGGCCGGCGAACCCGTCCGACTGGGGCGCGCCGGTGACCTCCCGCTGGTCGACCCGAGGTCGGTCCCGACGGGACCGGAGTGA
- a CDS encoding M28 family peptidase, whose translation MSDSNWIGVTFTSRAGWEHLETLVDIGNRMAGSAGERAAAEATRDALGEAGARDAHLDEFPVQGWTRGSSAVRAGEETVADEYTWDCIALPRSPAGEVTGELVDLGYGLPEDFDRDLSGAVVMCSSTVPDYHDRFIHRREKYYRAVQAGAAAFVFRNHVEGCLAPTGSVGTADAPIGEVPAVGVSSELGARLARRFEGEQVTVDVDCEYEETTSQNVHAVLGPDTDEELLVTSHVDAHDIAEGAMDNGAGTAMVVELANALAMREDDLETRVRFVAFGSEEVGLCGAEHEADRVDLDSVKAVVNNDGVVRGRTLNGFTHGFEDLDAAIASTADRFDHPIETNPGQGPHSDHWPFVLEGGVPGVHFMSETGERGRGWGHTRADTLDKLEPRNLREQAVLLTDLVVRLAREETTLARQSREDIVAHLERENQAEGMRITGDLP comes from the coding sequence ATGAGCGACAGCAACTGGATCGGCGTCACGTTCACCAGTCGCGCGGGCTGGGAGCACCTCGAGACCCTCGTCGACATCGGAAACCGCATGGCCGGGAGTGCGGGCGAACGCGCCGCCGCCGAGGCGACCCGGGACGCCCTCGGCGAGGCCGGCGCGCGCGACGCGCACCTCGACGAGTTCCCCGTCCAGGGGTGGACGCGGGGGTCGAGCGCGGTTCGGGCGGGCGAGGAAACCGTGGCCGACGAGTACACGTGGGACTGCATCGCGCTCCCCCGGTCGCCCGCGGGTGAGGTGACGGGCGAACTCGTCGACCTCGGCTACGGCCTCCCCGAGGACTTCGACCGCGACCTCTCCGGGGCGGTCGTGATGTGCTCCTCGACGGTCCCTGACTACCACGACCGGTTCATCCACCGCCGCGAGAAGTACTACCGGGCGGTACAGGCGGGAGCCGCGGCGTTCGTCTTCCGCAACCACGTCGAGGGCTGTCTCGCCCCGACCGGGAGCGTCGGAACCGCCGACGCCCCCATCGGCGAGGTGCCCGCGGTGGGCGTCTCCAGCGAACTCGGCGCGCGCCTCGCCCGCCGCTTCGAGGGCGAACAGGTGACGGTCGACGTCGACTGCGAGTACGAGGAGACGACGAGCCAGAACGTCCACGCGGTCCTCGGGCCGGACACCGACGAGGAACTCCTCGTCACGAGCCACGTCGACGCCCACGACATCGCGGAGGGCGCGATGGACAACGGCGCGGGGACGGCGATGGTCGTCGAACTCGCGAACGCGCTGGCGATGCGCGAGGACGACCTGGAGACGCGCGTGCGCTTCGTCGCCTTCGGGAGCGAGGAGGTCGGCCTCTGCGGGGCGGAACACGAGGCCGACCGCGTCGACCTCGACTCGGTGAAGGCCGTCGTCAACAACGACGGCGTCGTCCGGGGACGCACCCTGAACGGGTTCACCCACGGCTTCGAGGACCTCGACGCGGCCATCGCCTCCACGGCCGACCGCTTCGACCACCCCATCGAGACCAACCCCGGGCAGGGACCCCACAGCGACCACTGGCCGTTCGTCCTCGAGGGCGGCGTCCCCGGCGTCCACTTCATGAGTGAGACGGGCGAACGCGGGCGAGGGTGGGGCCACACCCGTGCCGACACGCTGGACAAACTCGAACCGCGGAACCTCCGCGAACAGGCGGTCCTCCTGACGGACCTCGTCGTCCGCCTCGCGCGCGAGGAGACGACCCTCGCCCGCCAGTCCCGCGAGGACATCGTGGCTCACCTCGAACGCGAGAACCAGGCCGAGGGGATGCGCATCACGGGCGACTTACCGTAG
- a CDS encoding polyprenyl synthetase family protein: MRDVLAEWRPVIDGEIERLLPRAVDEEYLTEFFGSPSYEYDPDAIQQALSAPIWNLLDRGGKRWRAVLFLLVVEALGEDPEAYLPYACIPEILHNGTIIVDDVEDGASMRRGERALHHVHGTDVALNAGNAMYFLPLKVITRNPGDLDAETRLAAYEMLMHELNRTHLGQGMDICWHNRETIDISELEYLEMCACKTGCLGRIVARLAAIVTEQDRETELALARYAEQMSVAFQIGDDILDVETALEAGGDFGKGIGNDIREGKKTLMVIHAAANAPAERVARLEELLWADDTSEEEVREVVDILDETGSVEYAREQAERLSQRARDELDGLDLAPGPAEQLSSFTRFVIDREV; the protein is encoded by the coding sequence ATGCGGGACGTACTCGCCGAGTGGCGGCCGGTCATCGACGGGGAGATTGAGCGACTACTCCCGCGAGCGGTCGACGAGGAGTACCTGACGGAGTTCTTCGGGTCGCCGTCGTACGAGTACGACCCCGACGCCATCCAGCAGGCGCTCTCGGCGCCCATCTGGAACCTGCTCGACCGAGGGGGCAAACGCTGGCGCGCGGTCCTCTTCTTGCTCGTCGTCGAGGCGCTCGGGGAGGACCCGGAGGCGTACCTCCCCTACGCGTGCATCCCCGAGATACTCCACAACGGCACCATCATCGTCGACGACGTGGAGGACGGTGCGTCCATGCGCCGGGGCGAACGGGCGCTCCACCACGTCCACGGCACGGACGTGGCGCTCAACGCCGGGAACGCGATGTACTTCCTCCCGCTGAAGGTCATCACGCGCAACCCGGGCGACCTCGACGCGGAGACGCGACTCGCGGCCTACGAGATGCTGATGCACGAACTCAACCGCACGCACCTCGGCCAGGGGATGGACATCTGCTGGCACAACCGCGAGACCATCGACATCTCCGAACTGGAGTACCTCGAGATGTGCGCGTGCAAGACCGGATGTCTCGGGCGCATCGTCGCCCGCCTCGCCGCCATCGTCACCGAACAGGACCGGGAGACGGAACTCGCGCTCGCGCGCTACGCCGAGCAGATGAGCGTCGCCTTCCAGATCGGCGACGACATCCTCGACGTGGAGACGGCACTCGAAGCCGGCGGCGACTTCGGGAAGGGCATCGGCAACGACATCCGCGAGGGCAAGAAGACGCTGATGGTCATCCACGCCGCGGCGAACGCGCCCGCCGAACGGGTCGCGCGACTGGAGGAACTGCTCTGGGCCGACGACACCAGCGAGGAGGAGGTCCGCGAGGTCGTCGACATCCTCGACGAGACGGGGAGCGTCGAGTACGCCCGCGAACAGGCCGAACGGCTGAGCCAGCGCGCGCGCGACGAACTCGACGGGCTGGACCTCGCGCCCGGCCCCGCCGAACAGCTCTCCTCGTTCACCCGCTTCGTCATCGACCGCGAGGTCTGA
- a CDS encoding M42 family metallopeptidase has translation MTPAADEGEAAPDFGFDFDLLRELTETSGVPGYEDRIRDIVRRELDAATDEVRSDAMGNVVGTIEGESDYELVVTAHMDEIGFMVRHVTDEGFLQVDALGGWDPRVLAAQRVTVHTEAGDLLGLIGSPPPHTQDEDEKARQRTVEDVYVDMGMDGEAIEERVSVGDLVTMRQTTTTVGDHVTGKALDDRVCLFAMLEAARRLEDPAVTVHFAATVQEEVGLRGAQALGVDLDPDLAVALDVTVANDVPGFEKGDRVTRLGKGAAVKLKDSSVITNPKVNRRLRALAEARDIPHQLEVLPRGGTDTAGFQKAGGAKPVGAISIPTRYLHTVTESAHHADVTAAIDLLSAFMETETGAHDYTL, from the coding sequence ATGACTCCCGCAGCCGACGAGGGGGAGGCCGCCCCCGACTTCGGGTTCGACTTCGACCTGCTCCGCGAACTGACCGAGACCAGCGGCGTCCCCGGCTACGAGGACCGCATCCGCGACATCGTCCGGCGCGAACTCGACGCGGCGACCGACGAGGTACGCTCCGACGCGATGGGCAACGTGGTCGGCACCATCGAAGGCGAGAGCGACTACGAACTCGTCGTCACCGCCCACATGGACGAGATCGGGTTCATGGTCCGGCACGTCACCGACGAGGGGTTCCTGCAGGTGGACGCCCTCGGCGGGTGGGACCCGCGCGTGCTGGCCGCCCAGCGAGTCACCGTCCACACGGAGGCCGGCGACCTGCTCGGTCTCATCGGGTCGCCGCCCCCGCACACGCAGGACGAAGACGAGAAAGCCAGACAGCGCACCGTCGAGGACGTGTACGTCGACATGGGGATGGACGGCGAGGCCATCGAGGAACGCGTCTCGGTCGGCGACCTCGTGACGATGCGCCAGACGACCACGACGGTCGGCGACCACGTCACCGGGAAGGCCCTCGACGACCGCGTCTGCCTGTTCGCCATGCTCGAGGCGGCGCGCCGACTGGAGGACCCCGCCGTGACCGTCCACTTCGCCGCCACCGTCCAAGAGGAGGTCGGTCTCCGGGGGGCGCAGGCGCTCGGCGTCGACCTCGACCCCGACCTCGCCGTCGCCCTCGACGTGACCGTCGCCAACGACGTGCCGGGCTTCGAGAAGGGCGACCGGGTGACCCGCCTCGGGAAGGGGGCCGCCGTCAAACTCAAGGACAGTTCCGTCATCACGAACCCGAAGGTGAACCGACGGCTCCGCGCCCTCGCAGAGGCCCGCGACATCCCCCACCAGTTGGAGGTGCTCCCTCGCGGCGGCACCGACACGGCCGGGTTCCAGAAGGCGGGCGGGGCGAAACCCGTCGGGGCCATCTCCATCCCGACGCGGTACCTCCACACCGTCACCGAGAGCGCCCACCACGCCGACGTGACGGCGGCCATCGACCTCCTCTCGGCGTTCATGGAGACAGAGACGGGCGCCCACGACTACACGCTCTGA